The window ATCAACAGCACATCATTTCCCCTGTCCCTGAAATACTCTGAAAGGGCCGTGGTGGTATAGGCAGCCTGGACCTTTGCAAGGGGGGGCTCCTGGGCAGTACACACCACAACCACGGACTTGCTCAGCCCATCCTCACCGAGGTCTCTCTCGATAAATTCCCTGACCTCCCTGCTCCTCTCACCAATAAGCCCGATAACGTTCACCTGTGCCCCGGTATATCGTGCCATCATCCCCAGGAGGACGCTCTTACCAACGCCGGTTCCGGCAAATATACCCATTCTCTGCCCCTTCCCGCAGGTCAGGAGACCATTTATTGCACGCACTCCAAGATTTATCGGCTCTGTGATCCTCTGCCTCTCCAGGGGATTCATCCTCGCACCCGCTATTGCATAGGGCTCGCCATATACCGGCCCCTTACCGTCAATAGGGTTACCCACGGCATCAACAACCCTCCCGACGAGGCCTTCCGAGACCATGATATTGAGATTCCTGCCGACGGGAAGCACCTTGCTCCCCGGACGTATCCCCTGAATATCATCGATCGCCATCAACAGGACCCGCTCATCCTTAAACCCGACCACCTCTGCATTGACGACTTTATCGTTGTCGGAATAGATCCTGCATGCCTCCCCAATGCTCACCTTCAGTCCTGTTGCCTTCACGATGATGCCCGTTATCTCGACCACCTTCCCATAGACCCTGAGAGGTTCGATATCTTCAAGGAGGTCTATATACCTGTCAAGCGCTACTGTCTCCAACCCCGTCTCCAAGATCCTCAAGAAGGTTTGCCATCTGCACTTCGCAATCCGTCAGTACTTCCTCCGCCGGGCCTGAAACTACCGGTCCTGCAGGAGAGACGGTTGGATCGACTTCGAAGGTTATCTCGGGATGGATGCTTAGGATCTCGGCCCTGTGCTTGTCGATCAACTCATTAATGGCAGGGTTTATCCTGATCACGATACGCCCCTGTCTCTCCATCTTCCTCAAGGCATCTCTTATGATTGTTATGATATGTTCGGGATGTTGTCCGATTTCATCCCTTATTATAGTCCTTGCAATCCCCACTGAAAGTTTAAAGACCTTTGGTTCAACTGATTTCAGGATCTCATCCTTAAGAGATCGCAGGTCTTGTATTATATGCTCAAGGCCTTCAAGGAGGAGGTCGGCCTTGCGTTGTCCCACCTCGAAACCCGTCTTTTCCCCTGCAGCGTAACCCCTTTCATAGGCATCCCGTTCCAGTGTCTCCAGGACCTGGTAGTCACCGGGCGACTCCCCTGCTTCTC of the bacterium BMS3Abin08 genome contains:
- the fliI gene encoding flagellum-specific ATP synthase produces the protein METVALDRYIDLLEDIEPLRVYGKVVEITGIIVKATGLKVSIGEACRIYSDNDKVVNAEVVGFKDERVLLMAIDDIQGIRPGSKVLPVGRNLNIMVSEGLVGRVVDAVGNPIDGKGPVYGEPYAIAGARMNPLERQRITEPINLGVRAINGLLTCGKGQRMGIFAGTGVGKSVLLGMMARYTGAQVNVIGLIGERSREVREFIERDLGEDGLSKSVVVVCTAQEPPLAKVQAAYTTTALSEYFRDRGNDVLLMMDSLTRVSMAQREVGLAIGEPPTTKGYTPSVFTLLPRLLERVGTSAGTGSITGLYTVLVEGDDLTDPVADAAMSVLDGHIILTRELAMQGQYPAIDVLKSVSRLMLDIVDEDHKDKAMKFIEVLSTYKKYEDMINIGAYKEGTNMDIDRAIAMIDRLRHYMRQDINDNRDMADSVQGLYMLFDDDRQVPGN
- a CDS encoding flagellar assembly protein H, giving the protein MSKGKVFRNRATEQYGMPCFDDIREAGESPGDYQVLETLERDAYERGYAAGEKTGFEVGQRKADLLLEGLEHIIQDLRSLKDEILKSVEPKVFKLSVGIARTIIRDEIGQHPEHIITIIRDALRKMERQGRIVIRINPAINELIDKHRAEILSIHPEITFEVDPTVSPAGPVVSGPAEEVLTDCEVQMANLLEDLGDGVGDSSA